The Amblyraja radiata isolate CabotCenter1 unplaced genomic scaffold, sAmbRad1.1.pri scaffold_963_ctg1, whole genome shotgun sequence genome includes a window with the following:
- the LOC116970507 gene encoding zinc finger protein 551-like — MTGHNKEKHYECDLCGTACQSPSQLEIHRRVHTGERPFDCSECGKSFTSYGNLLQHNRVHSGERPFTCSDCGKSVNTAQILKIHRRVHTGEKPYGCSTCGKCFAQLSGLQEHQRVHTGEKPYGCSTCGKSFTWSSGLRQHRRVHSSERPFTCSNCVKGFKSLLELKRHRLVHTGQRPYTCSDCGKSFTQSSNLLEHQRTHTGERPYTCAHCGKAFTHYTSLLVHQRTHTGERPYTCTQCGKGFTHSSNLLSHQRTHTGKRP; from the coding sequence atgacggggcacaacaaggagaagcattATGAGTGCGACTTGTGTGGCACAGCCTGTCAGAGTCCGAgccagctggagatccaccggcgggtgcacacgggagaacgccccttcgactgctcggagtgtggcaagagcttcaccagctacggcaacctgctgcagcacaaccgcgtgcactctggcgagaggcccttcacctgctccgactgcggtaaGAGCGTCAACACGGCGCAGATCTtgaagatccaccggcgggtgcacactggcgagaagccctatggctgctccacttgCGGCAAGTGCTttgcccagttgtcggggctgcaggaacaccagcgggtgcacacgggcgagaagccctatggctgctccacctgtggcaagagctttaccTGGTCGTCGGGGctacggcagcaccggcgggtgcacagcagtgagcggccctttacCTGCTCCAACTGCGTTAAAGGCTTCAAGTCATTGCTGGAGCTGAAGAGGCACAGGCTCGTGCACACCGggcagcggccctacacctgcagtgattgcggcaagagcttcacccagtcgagcaacctgctggagcaccagcgcacccacactggggaacgcccctacacctgcgcccactgCGGCAAGGCCTTCACCCACTACaccagcctgctggtgcaccagcgcacccacactggtgagcgcccctacacctgcacccagtgcggcaagggattcacccactccagcaacttgctgtcccaccagcgcacccacaccggaaaGCGTCCCtaa